A section of the Gammaproteobacteria bacterium genome encodes:
- a CDS encoding SulP family inorganic anion transporter — MLAIIEAYRAGLLKPKNWWVNVVAGLIVGVVALPLAMAFAIASGVKPEQGIYTAIVAGIVVGIFGGSRVQISGPTGAFIVILASITAQYGVAGLQMAAMIAGVFLLIMGFLKLGSVIKFIPEPVIVGFTAGIGVIIFVGEWKDFFGLPIHLPLDMPFYQKLWMLIKALPHFDWATTALAALSVLLVLFSPKLLKRVPSPLIAMVVTTALQAIFHFQNVNTLGKAFGGIPHHLPHFTLPDLTRMHTNLIWPAFTIALLGAIESLLSAAAADSMANTRHDSNQELIGQGLANIIAPLFGGFAATGAIARTATNIRNGGNCPLAAIIHAMVLILVLVLLAPLASDIPLCTLAAILFVVAYNMSDIPHFAHIVRRAPLADVMILLVTFLLTVLTNLVIAVNLGVLLAMIFFIRRMHQFVDVELTTGNAIQLSEDILIYTIQGPVFFGVAEKVEHALAVTHTDPEIVIFRLKNMPFIDMTGLETFDEIVQKYHQRGIKVYLCEANARVSRKLANISLLRWVEEKKIFDSMEEIISQAL; from the coding sequence ATGTTGGCTATTATAGAAGCTTATCGCGCTGGTTTATTAAAACCCAAAAATTGGTGGGTGAATGTGGTTGCCGGATTGATCGTCGGTGTGGTTGCTTTACCTTTAGCGATGGCTTTTGCTATTGCCTCGGGTGTTAAACCGGAACAAGGTATCTATACTGCAATTGTTGCGGGAATTGTCGTGGGTATTTTTGGTGGCAGTCGAGTACAAATCTCTGGGCCTACAGGGGCATTTATCGTCATTTTGGCGAGTATAACTGCGCAATATGGGGTTGCTGGTTTGCAGATGGCAGCAATGATTGCCGGTGTTTTTTTGCTCATTATGGGATTTCTTAAGCTCGGCAGTGTAATTAAATTTATTCCAGAACCGGTCATTGTCGGATTTACCGCTGGAATTGGTGTTATCATTTTCGTTGGTGAATGGAAAGATTTTTTTGGGTTACCCATTCATCTGCCGCTGGATATGCCCTTTTATCAGAAATTATGGATGCTGATAAAAGCTCTGCCGCATTTTGATTGGGCTACTACGGCGTTAGCTGCTCTCAGTGTGTTATTAGTTCTCTTCTCTCCTAAATTACTCAAGCGAGTCCCAAGCCCACTTATCGCTATGGTGGTGACTACAGCACTACAAGCTATTTTTCATTTTCAAAATGTCAACACGCTAGGAAAAGCCTTTGGCGGGATTCCACATCATCTTCCGCATTTTACTTTACCTGACCTAACACGCATGCATACCAATTTAATCTGGCCGGCGTTTACTATCGCGTTATTGGGTGCGATTGAATCATTATTGTCTGCAGCTGCAGCTGATAGTATGGCTAATACTCGACACGATTCGAACCAGGAATTAATAGGCCAAGGATTGGCTAATATTATTGCACCGTTGTTTGGTGGATTCGCTGCAACCGGTGCTATTGCGCGAACCGCAACCAATATCCGTAACGGCGGTAACTGCCCTTTGGCAGCGATTATCCATGCCATGGTGCTGATATTGGTGTTGGTGTTACTGGCGCCATTAGCCAGTGATATTCCGTTATGTACTTTAGCAGCAATCCTATTTGTCGTTGCTTATAACATGAGCGACATCCCGCATTTTGCACACATTGTTCGACGCGCACCGCTTGCGGATGTCATGATCTTATTGGTTACCTTTTTATTGACTGTGTTGACCAATTTGGTGATTGCCGTCAATTTGGGTGTCCTGCTTGCTATGATCTTTTTTATTCGCCGCATGCATCAATTTGTCGATGTAGAACTAACCACCGGCAACGCAATACAACTTTCAGAAGACATTCTCATCTATACGATTCAAGGACCTGTCTTTTTTGGGGTAGCAGAAAAGGTTGAACATGCATTAGCGGTAACGCATACTGATCCTGAAATAGTCATTTTTCGTCTTAAAAACATGCCTTTCATAGACATGACGGGTTTAGAAACATTTGATGAAATCGTCCAGAAATATCACCAGCGTGGTATTAAAGTATATCTATGTGAAGCAAATGCCCGAGTTAGTCGTAAATTAGCGAATATTAGTTTATTGCGCTGGGTGGAGGAAAAAAAGATTTTTGACTCTATGGAAGAAATCATTTCTCAAGCGCTTTAA
- a CDS encoding MarR family transcriptional regulator, which yields MRYNPNISTSALTKKTSALFVRLSNQWLKKRGITHAYTPFLVQLWDKNEQTQAELCRKIGIEQPAAVRTLDRMERDNLITRVRSTTDRRAIKIFLTPKAQQLQNDVIACALKINKIGTEGFTKNEQETLHLLLKKVIANLENAMN from the coding sequence ATGCGTTATAATCCCAATATCAGCACTTCCGCCCTGACTAAAAAAACCAGTGCTTTATTTGTGCGCCTGTCTAATCAATGGCTAAAAAAACGCGGTATTACCCACGCCTACACCCCTTTTTTAGTACAATTATGGGACAAGAATGAACAGACCCAAGCTGAATTATGCCGCAAAATTGGCATTGAACAGCCAGCTGCTGTTAGAACCCTCGACAGAATGGAAAGAGACAATTTAATCACGCGTGTTCGCAGCACGACTGATCGTCGCGCAATTAAAATATTTCTAACTCCAAAGGCGCAACAATTACAAAATGATGTTATCGCCTGTGCTTTGAAGATTAATAAAATTGGAACTGAAGGATTTACAAAAAACGAGCAAGAGACGCTGCATCTACTGTTAAAAAAAGTGATTGCAAACTTAGAAAATGCCATGAATTAA
- a CDS encoding multidrug effflux MFS transporter → MCFAMAALTQAALVLYTPAFLQIAAQFQISSSQVRFTLAAYLLGFGLAQLPYGILSDHYGRKKLIIIGLVIFSLGCILSLLAHSYVELLSSRIIQGVGAGSCMTLSRAIMRDCFTGSDYVKGITYLSSGFAFGLGITPVIGGHLLDYFSWRSEFVFLLICGLLLLTSVWTFLPETVKLQSIKLPTKVFFQQTVRPLISVLKSKGFACYLVGGVAAYGVIITYNTMAPFLLQKTLAISSAQFGWLTLIVAATYYLATSFNRYFLKFVSVENLLRIGLALIFLAGISLLLSKIYFNVINVYVILIPMLFATFGQALIWSISIAFALKDLSHIAGTASALFSSLQMLLSALLSAIIAVPAEQDQIPMAVVVIFLAIISWVSFRFVKLPKSKR, encoded by the coding sequence ATGTGTTTCGCGATGGCGGCACTTACCCAGGCGGCATTAGTACTTTATACGCCAGCATTTTTACAAATTGCCGCACAATTTCAAATCTCAAGCAGTCAGGTTAGATTTACTTTAGCAGCTTATTTATTAGGCTTTGGGTTAGCACAGTTACCTTATGGTATTTTATCTGACCATTATGGAAGAAAAAAGCTTATCATCATAGGCTTGGTTATATTTTCACTTGGCTGTATTTTGAGTCTTTTGGCGCATTCCTATGTGGAATTATTGTCTTCTAGGATTATTCAGGGTGTTGGTGCGGGCTCTTGTATGACGTTGAGTCGTGCTATTATGCGAGATTGTTTCACGGGTAGCGATTATGTTAAAGGAATTACTTATTTATCTTCAGGATTCGCTTTCGGTTTAGGTATTACGCCAGTGATTGGTGGGCACTTATTAGATTATTTCTCCTGGCGATCTGAATTTGTATTTTTATTGATCTGTGGCCTGCTGCTATTGACCAGCGTTTGGACATTTCTTCCAGAAACGGTTAAATTACAATCTATCAAATTACCTACCAAAGTTTTTTTTCAACAAACAGTTAGACCTTTAATTTCTGTACTAAAATCAAAAGGCTTTGCTTGTTATCTGGTTGGGGGTGTCGCCGCTTATGGTGTCATTATCACTTATAACACTATGGCACCTTTTTTATTGCAAAAAACGCTAGCCATTAGTTCAGCCCAATTTGGTTGGTTAACGTTGATTGTGGCGGCTACTTATTACTTAGCTACTTCATTCAATCGGTATTTTCTTAAGTTTGTTAGTGTTGAAAACCTATTAAGAATCGGCTTGGCATTGATTTTTTTAGCTGGTATCAGTTTGTTGTTAAGCAAAATTTATTTCAATGTCATTAATGTTTATGTGATTTTGATTCCGATGTTGTTTGCAACCTTTGGGCAAGCTCTAATTTGGTCAATCAGCATAGCATTTGCTTTGAAAGATTTATCACATATTGCGGGAACAGCTTCGGCGTTGTTTAGCTCTCTACAGATGTTATTGTCTGCTTTATTATCGGCAATTATTGCTGTGCCAGCGGAACAAGATCAAATTCCGATGGCTGTGGTGGTCATTTTTTTAGCGATAATATCCTGGGTAAGTTTCCGATTTGTAAAATTACCAAAATCAAAGAGGTAA
- a CDS encoding gamma-glutamylcyclotransferase family protein, which translates to MYTEKLFSYGTLRQESVQLEKFRRKLDGMADTLKGFSLSMVEIKDPQVVAISGQASHPILNYTGNATDHIEGMVFDVTAEELKQADAYETKDYRRVSVQLTSGLTAWVYVNANSPVNFDSV; encoded by the coding sequence ATGTATACTGAAAAATTATTTTCTTACGGTACTTTGCGTCAGGAGTCGGTGCAGCTGGAAAAATTTAGACGAAAATTGGACGGTATGGCAGATACTTTAAAAGGGTTTAGTTTATCTATGGTTGAAATTAAAGATCCACAAGTGGTGGCGATTAGCGGGCAGGCTTCGCATCCAATTCTTAATTATACGGGTAATGCTACCGATCATATTGAAGGAATGGTATTTGATGTAACCGCAGAGGAATTGAAACAAGCAGACGCCTATGAAACTAAAGATTACCGCCGTGTCAGTGTGCAGCTTACTTCAGGGTTGACTGCTTGGGTATATGTAAATGCGAATTCTCCGGTCAACTTCGACTCTGTTTAA
- a CDS encoding alpha/beta hydrolase — MPLHPQIQQMLDQLYASGWKEVSGLTVAEARAQSDYYASLRKFPQPIPDVKTYDHSLPRESGQQITLRVYQPSTTSFDATIIFYHGGGYVLSNLQAYDVFCRWMCAELGANIVSVDYRLAPEYPFPTPIEDGYAALEWVATQRKKLDLDDKHIIVVGDSAGAHLATMVSILSRDRKGPKIDGQWLFYPWVDNDLSRNSYNQYAQGYSLTTAGMQWFDQHFRSQNKPAAFPTYPMKIDNLAGLPPAVIIPAECDPLRDEGFAYAKKLQEAGNVVLLHEASGMVHGFINQYAVPASFAATMEAFKLFKQSRS; from the coding sequence ATGCCATTACACCCACAAATTCAACAGATGCTGGACCAACTGTATGCATCTGGTTGGAAAGAAGTGTCGGGACTAACCGTAGCAGAAGCGCGTGCACAATCAGATTATTACGCTAGTTTACGCAAATTCCCGCAACCAATTCCAGATGTAAAAACCTACGATCACTCTCTACCACGCGAATCGGGACAACAAATAACACTACGGGTTTATCAACCCTCCACTACCAGCTTTGATGCCACCATTATTTTTTATCATGGCGGTGGTTATGTGCTCAGCAATCTACAAGCTTATGATGTTTTCTGTCGCTGGATGTGTGCGGAGTTAGGAGCAAACATTGTATCCGTGGATTATCGTCTTGCACCGGAATATCCATTTCCAACCCCAATAGAAGATGGTTATGCAGCACTAGAATGGGTAGCAACACAACGGAAAAAATTGGATCTCGATGATAAACATATCATAGTGGTCGGTGACAGTGCTGGCGCTCATTTAGCCACTATGGTTAGCATCTTATCACGAGATCGAAAAGGACCGAAAATTGATGGGCAGTGGTTGTTTTATCCCTGGGTGGATAACGATCTCTCACGTAATTCTTACAATCAATATGCCCAAGGTTATTCACTGACTACCGCAGGTATGCAATGGTTCGACCAACATTTTCGCAGCCAAAATAAACCTGCAGCTTTCCCTACTTATCCGATGAAGATCGATAATTTAGCGGGATTACCGCCGGCTGTCATTATCCCAGCCGAATGCGATCCTTTGCGTGATGAAGGTTTTGCTTATGCGAAAAAGCTACAGGAAGCAGGCAATGTTGTTTTACTTCATGAAGCATCGGGAATGGTTCATGGTTTTATTAATCAATATGCCGTGCCTGCTAGTTTTGCAGCAACTATGGAGGCGTTTAAACTGTTTAAACAGAGTCGAAGTTGA
- a CDS encoding aldo/keto reductase, translating to MINIQSLKLIYGTAWKGAKTTGLVKQAVAAGFFAIDTANQPKHYSESLVGEALLQLQATGVHRQQLFLQTKFTPVDGHDENIPYNPSEDYTTQVLTSFHSSLKHLHTDYLDSYLLHGPYVAVGLSDADWQVWQAIESLYDSGQAKLIGVSNVNIKQLELLTNHARIKPMVVQNRCFASYGWDKQVREFCCANDIIYQGFSLLTANLPVLESAAVSNLANHYNKTPAQVIFRFAQQLGILPLTGTTDLQHMREDLHLDNFTLTEEDKMMIGKLS from the coding sequence ATGATTAATATTCAATCGCTAAAATTGATTTACGGCACTGCATGGAAAGGTGCTAAAACTACAGGACTTGTCAAGCAAGCCGTTGCAGCTGGGTTTTTTGCAATCGATACGGCCAATCAACCTAAGCATTACTCAGAATCACTAGTGGGTGAAGCCTTGTTGCAATTGCAAGCCACGGGTGTTCATCGTCAGCAATTATTTTTGCAAACTAAATTTACACCGGTGGATGGGCATGATGAAAATATTCCTTATAATCCATCCGAAGACTACACCACGCAAGTCCTCACTTCATTCCATAGTTCGTTAAAGCATTTGCATACTGATTATCTGGACTCCTATTTATTGCATGGTCCTTATGTCGCAGTTGGACTCAGTGATGCAGATTGGCAAGTTTGGCAAGCCATAGAATCATTATATGATTCTGGTCAAGCTAAATTAATTGGCGTTAGCAATGTGAATATTAAGCAGCTGGAGTTATTAACTAATCATGCTCGAATAAAGCCTATGGTAGTGCAAAATCGCTGTTTTGCTAGTTATGGATGGGATAAGCAAGTTAGGGAGTTTTGTTGTGCCAATGATATTATTTATCAAGGATTTTCGTTGTTAACTGCTAATTTACCCGTATTAGAAAGTGCGGCTGTGTCAAACCTTGCAAATCATTACAATAAAACTCCTGCGCAAGTTATATTTAGATTCGCTCAACAACTTGGAATCCTTCCCTTAACAGGCACTACCGATTTGCAACATATGCGCGAAGATTTACACCTCGATAATTTTACATTGACGGAAGAAGATAAAATGATGATTGGGAAATTGAGTTGA
- a CDS encoding trehalase family glycosidase, which produces MPKNLKNFWVSLFFLIGIFLPNAYSAVDAQQQEVKANSLLAQHTPVLNYIQKTWPTLTRSHAQLLQAAIDPKLIPSPQKWIVYIPTQESLSRISTELKTQMSSDDFQKIVLKKLPADINHVPPGLLYLPYPYVVPGGMFNEMYGWDSYFIILGLLKSQQITLAKNIVDNFIYEIIFYGKILNSNRTFHLERSQPPLLTEMILAVYDKTQDKNWLKSTLPAIEKFYTYWITPPHLISELGLSRYYAEGKGPAYEVTMPDKLTGKLFYNEVKNYYRQYPVSDYDVNLYYNKEKNQLTEFYYINDRTLRESGFDLTGQYGAFGAMITDYAPVTLNSLLYKMEVDTQKIYTLLGDLNQAQIWQQRAKKRAALMNRYLWDNMTGYYFDYNFKTKQTRPYIDASTFYPLWAGVASSEQAKRIVENLPALETHCGVVTSRYVTHMQWDAPYGWAPLQYFAVTGLANYGYDNDARRIAQKWNHLIDEDFAKHGKIVEKYDLYRCSSELTIRYGYSSNEAGFGWTNGVYLFFRDFLNPGRDQLQ; this is translated from the coding sequence ATGCCAAAAAATCTGAAAAATTTTTGGGTTTCCTTATTTTTCCTAATCGGAATATTCTTGCCCAATGCTTATTCCGCAGTTGATGCACAACAACAGGAAGTTAAAGCCAATTCTTTGCTGGCGCAACATACTCCGGTATTAAATTATATTCAAAAGACCTGGCCTACTTTAACTCGTTCACATGCACAATTATTACAAGCAGCAATTGATCCTAAATTAATTCCCTCTCCGCAAAAATGGATCGTATATATACCGACGCAGGAATCTTTAAGCAGAATTTCTACTGAATTAAAAACACAAATGTCTTCTGATGATTTTCAGAAAATTGTCCTTAAGAAATTACCCGCTGATATCAATCATGTTCCTCCTGGTTTACTTTATTTGCCTTACCCTTATGTGGTTCCGGGCGGGATGTTTAATGAAATGTATGGTTGGGACAGTTATTTTATCATTTTAGGATTATTAAAATCTCAACAAATCACGTTGGCTAAAAATATAGTGGATAATTTTATTTATGAGATAATTTTTTATGGAAAAATATTGAATTCCAATCGGACATTTCATTTAGAAAGATCACAACCGCCGTTGTTAACTGAAATGATTTTGGCGGTTTATGATAAAACTCAGGATAAAAATTGGCTAAAATCTACTTTGCCGGCAATTGAAAAATTTTATACTTACTGGATAACCCCACCGCATTTAATTTCTGAATTAGGTTTATCACGTTATTATGCTGAGGGCAAAGGTCCCGCGTATGAAGTGACTATGCCGGATAAATTGACGGGCAAACTATTTTATAATGAGGTGAAAAATTATTACCGTCAATATCCTGTATCCGACTACGATGTCAACTTATATTATAATAAAGAGAAAAATCAATTAACCGAGTTTTATTATATTAACGATCGAACATTGAGAGAGTCAGGGTTTGATTTAACAGGACAATATGGGGCTTTCGGTGCGATGATTACAGATTATGCTCCAGTGACGCTTAATTCTTTGTTGTACAAAATGGAAGTAGACACCCAAAAAATTTACACTCTTTTAGGAGATTTAAACCAAGCGCAAATATGGCAACAAAGAGCGAAAAAACGCGCAGCGCTGATGAATCGCTATCTGTGGGATAATATGACAGGTTATTATTTTGATTATAATTTTAAAACCAAACAAACTAGGCCTTATATTGACGCCAGTACTTTTTATCCGTTATGGGCAGGTGTTGCTTCTTCTGAACAAGCCAAGCGGATCGTAGAGAATTTACCTGCATTAGAGACGCATTGTGGTGTGGTTACGAGCCGTTATGTCACGCATATGCAGTGGGATGCACCTTATGGTTGGGCGCCTTTACAGTACTTTGCTGTCACGGGACTTGCCAATTATGGATATGATAACGATGCGCGCCGGATTGCACAGAAGTGGAATCATCTAATTGATGAAGATTTTGCTAAGCATGGAAAGATTGTAGAAAAGTATGACTTGTATCGTTGTAGCTCAGAGTTAACCATTCGCTACGGTTATTCCAGCAATGAGGCAGGATTTGGCTGGACAAATGGTGTCTATTTGTTTTTTAGGGATTTTTTGAATCCAGGCCGAGACCAGCTACAGTAA
- a CDS encoding AAA family ATPase gives MYQRILQINLPARQSTFLWGARQTGKSSFLKNHYPDSVYYDLLDTHRMLQFLRSPYLLREEILSLDKKKLKQPIIIDEIQKVPELLNEVHWLIENKYAQFILCGSSARKLKTQSTNLLGGRAWQYHFYPLVFPEIPDFDLLKALQQGLIPNHYLADPSFINDHLQAYIDIYLTDEIRNEGLVRNLAGFARFLDVAGMCNGEIINVSNIARDCGVDRHTAQGFYQILVDTLLGYFIYPYRQKIKRDIIVAAPKFYLFDVGVANYLARQTLTDLKGTVAGKSFEHYIFMELMAYLKLKRMRIDIAYWRTKTGLEVDFILGKADVAIEVKISEQVHQEDLKGLIAFCEEYPKAKAYVVSQDKKTRLLQINDNLNINIMPWKIFLNELWQGRIIS, from the coding sequence ATGTATCAACGAATTCTGCAAATCAATCTTCCCGCAAGGCAATCCACCTTCTTATGGGGAGCAAGGCAAACCGGAAAATCTTCCTTCCTTAAAAATCATTATCCTGATTCAGTCTATTATGACTTATTAGATACTCATCGCATGCTACAATTCCTCAGGTCACCGTATTTGTTAAGAGAAGAAATATTAAGCCTAGATAAAAAAAAACTAAAACAGCCTATTATTATTGATGAAATACAAAAAGTTCCTGAATTACTCAATGAAGTGCATTGGCTAATAGAAAACAAGTACGCTCAATTTATTCTATGTGGATCAAGTGCGCGAAAGTTAAAAACCCAAAGCACTAATTTGCTAGGTGGCAGAGCCTGGCAATATCATTTTTACCCCTTGGTGTTTCCCGAAATACCCGATTTTGATTTATTAAAAGCATTACAACAAGGACTAATCCCCAATCACTATTTAGCCGATCCATCCTTTATCAATGACCATTTACAAGCTTATATCGATATTTATCTTACGGATGAAATCCGCAACGAAGGTTTAGTCAGGAATCTCGCTGGTTTTGCACGATTTCTTGATGTCGCCGGCATGTGCAATGGGGAAATTATTAATGTCAGCAATATAGCTCGGGATTGTGGGGTTGATCGACATACTGCGCAAGGATTTTATCAAATTCTGGTAGATACCTTATTAGGATACTTTATTTATCCGTATCGCCAAAAAATTAAACGCGACATTATTGTGGCCGCACCAAAATTTTATTTATTTGATGTGGGTGTAGCAAATTATCTAGCACGTCAAACTTTAACCGACTTAAAAGGGACAGTGGCTGGAAAAAGCTTTGAACATTATATTTTTATGGAATTAATGGCCTATTTGAAATTAAAGCGCATGCGTATCGATATAGCTTATTGGCGTACGAAAACTGGTTTAGAGGTAGATTTTATTTTAGGAAAAGCTGATGTTGCTATTGAAGTTAAAATTAGCGAGCAAGTACATCAGGAAGATTTAAAAGGGTTAATTGCTTTTTGTGAAGAATATCCAAAAGCTAAAGCTTATGTTGTTTCTCAGGATAAAAAGACTAGGTTGCTTCAAATAAATGACAACCTCAATATTAACATCATGCCGTGGAAAATTTTCTTAAATGAATTATGGCAAGGTAGGATTATTTCTTAA
- a CDS encoding APC family permease has translation MDETSVTLNPTAVISTGQAEADATGLKRSIGLVQLTFIGISSIIGSGWLFGAYHSAKIAGPAALLSWMIGAFALLLIALTVAEVGTRFAQSGGIARYLEYTHGSLTGFLSGWVNWLGIVAAIPTEAAASVQYLSSIHGFKNLFDAGTGSMSTTGLSVASVLMLVYFFLNYWTLQLFLRSMTVVTIFKLIVPLLSAGAIIWAGFQPGNFGNNWQTFAPNGIDSVFIAVAAGGIIFAFNGFQSIVNFAGEAKNPHRNIPIALVSSILICLLIYLVLQAGFIGALNGQDMAHGWQGLNFNSPFVQLALSFNLNLIALLLYIDAVVSPSGTGITYMGSTARMLFGMQRCGYMPEAFGQLHPKYAIPRNALWVSLILGFVFLWIFRGWGHLASVISILHTISYVAGPMAVVGLRRIAPSWRSPCQIPGMRVIAFVAFIIMSLIIFWSRWPLNGQVLFVIFAGLFIYLFYQFKNGLTGISQHLKSGCWLVAYLLVMALLSWLGSTNFGGINFLKAPFDQLMVVAAAGVFYFWGARSAWNTPLLQQFRQNGQML, from the coding sequence ATGGATGAAACATCTGTAACACTGAATCCCACCGCGGTCATCTCTACCGGGCAGGCAGAGGCTGATGCTACTGGACTGAAACGCTCGATTGGCTTGGTGCAATTAACTTTTATTGGTATCAGCTCTATTATCGGCTCAGGTTGGTTATTTGGTGCCTATCATAGCGCAAAGATTGCAGGTCCAGCCGCATTGCTATCTTGGATGATCGGCGCTTTCGCCTTATTGTTAATTGCCCTTACCGTCGCTGAGGTAGGCACCCGTTTTGCTCAGTCTGGTGGTATCGCGCGCTATTTGGAATATACCCATGGCTCCTTAACCGGTTTTTTGAGCGGGTGGGTTAACTGGTTAGGCATTGTGGCGGCTATTCCGACTGAAGCGGCTGCTTCGGTGCAATATTTAAGTTCTATCCATGGGTTTAAAAATTTATTTGACGCTGGAACTGGCAGTATGAGCACCACCGGCTTGTCGGTAGCCAGTGTTTTGATGTTGGTGTATTTTTTTCTTAACTATTGGACATTGCAGTTATTCCTGCGTTCCATGACAGTGGTCACTATTTTTAAATTGATTGTGCCCCTTTTGTCAGCCGGTGCGATTATATGGGCTGGATTCCAGCCGGGTAATTTTGGCAATAATTGGCAGACTTTTGCGCCGAATGGAATAGATTCAGTATTTATCGCGGTGGCTGCTGGCGGAATTATTTTTGCATTCAATGGTTTTCAGTCTATTGTGAATTTTGCAGGGGAAGCGAAAAATCCACACCGTAATATACCGATTGCTTTAGTTTCTTCTATTCTAATTTGTCTATTAATTTATTTAGTGTTACAAGCTGGATTTATAGGAGCTTTAAATGGGCAAGATATGGCGCATGGCTGGCAGGGTCTGAATTTTAATTCTCCGTTTGTACAATTGGCGCTGAGTTTTAATCTCAACTTGATCGCTTTGTTGCTTTATATTGATGCTGTGGTTTCACCTTCAGGTACAGGTATTACTTATATGGGTTCGACTGCGCGAATGTTATTTGGTATGCAACGTTGTGGTTATATGCCGGAAGCATTTGGTCAATTGCATCCTAAGTACGCTATTCCGCGTAATGCCTTGTGGGTGAGTCTGATTTTGGGATTTGTTTTTTTATGGATATTTCGTGGCTGGGGACATTTGGCCAGTGTTATTTCTATTTTGCATACTATTTCGTATGTCGCAGGGCCGATGGCGGTAGTCGGTTTGCGGCGTATTGCACCATCCTGGCGTAGCCCCTGTCAGATACCTGGGATGCGTGTCATTGCCTTTGTTGCCTTTATAATTATGTCGCTGATTATTTTCTGGTCACGCTGGCCTTTAAACGGACAAGTGTTGTTTGTGATCTTTGCGGGGTTGTTTATTTATCTCTTTTACCAATTTAAAAATGGTTTAACTGGCATTAGTCAACATCTGAAAAGCGGTTGTTGGTTGGTTGCTTATTTATTGGTTATGGCGTTGTTATCTTGGTTGGGTAGCACTAATTTTGGTGGTATCAATTTTTTAAAAGCGCCGTTTGATCAGTTAATGGTAGTGGCGGCGGCTGGGGTATTTTATTTCTGGGGTGCAAGGAGCGCTTGGAATACGCCGTTATTGCAGCAGTTTCGTCAGAATGGCCAGATGCTTTAG
- a CDS encoding organic hydroperoxide resistance protein, with the protein MKPEKVLYQATVTTTGGRDGHATSSDGILDVKLAVQKELGGTGGATNPEQLFAAGYSACFLSALKLVAGKEKIAVPHDAKITAIIGIGPVSDAFALNAELQISLPGIDHEKAKMLVEKAHQVCPYSNATRGNIEVRLTVL; encoded by the coding sequence ATGAAACCCGAAAAAGTTCTTTACCAGGCGACAGTTACCACAACTGGAGGCCGAGATGGACACGCCACTTCTTCCGATGGCATCCTAGATGTTAAATTAGCGGTACAAAAAGAGCTAGGCGGCACCGGCGGCGCCACTAATCCAGAACAGCTTTTTGCTGCAGGATATTCAGCCTGTTTTCTCAGCGCCTTAAAATTGGTTGCTGGAAAAGAAAAAATTGCCGTTCCGCATGATGCCAAGATCACCGCCATCATAGGCATTGGTCCAGTTTCGGATGCATTCGCGCTGAATGCTGAGTTGCAAATTTCTTTACCAGGGATAGACCATGAAAAAGCTAAAATGCTAGTAGAAAAGGCGCATCAGGTATGTCCATATTCCAATGCAACTCGTGGCAATATTGAAGTGCGCTTGACTGTATTATAA